A genomic stretch from Onychostoma macrolepis isolate SWU-2019 chromosome 02, ASM1243209v1, whole genome shotgun sequence includes:
- the slc6a9 gene encoding sodium- and chloride-dependent glycine transporter 1 isoform X2 — MEEKQFSGILNGAVPGEPVKKDENSRRGNWGNQIEFVLTSVGYAVGLGNVWRFPYLCYRNGGGAFMFPYFIMLVFCGIPLFFLELSFGQFTSLGCLGVWKVSPMFKGVGYGMMVVSTYIGIYYNVVICIAFYYFFMSMTNLLPWTYCNNPWNTPDCAGVMSTPRANTTFANVSAVVSGVTEIVNRTKRTSPSEEYWRNYVLNISDGIGNFGEVRLPILGCLAVSWVVVFLCLIRGVKSSGKVVYFTATFPYVVLTILFIRGITLEGAVSGIKYYLTPQWEKILDAKVWGDAASQIFYSLGCAWGGLITMASYNKFHNNCFRDSIIISVTNCATSVYAGFVIFSILGFMAHHLGVDVSEVADHGPGLAFVAYPEALTLLPISPIWSLLFFFMLILLGLGTQFCLLETLVTAVVDEIGTDWIIKNKTYVTLGVAVIGFLLGVPLTTQAGIYWLLLMDNYAASFSLVVISCIMCICIMYVYGHKNYFKDVEMMLGFPPPIFFRICWKYVSPFIITFILIFTVIQYKPITYNDYVYPSWSLVIGFAMALSSVICIPIYALFKIAVSEGSTFLERLKNSVKPDPDWGPALQEHRKGRYATTGPESVEVCPLKEDLKDEGKEKLKEKEDEIGLTIPGSNGSTLNPSPSA, encoded by the exons GTGCCTTTATGTTTCCATACTTCATCATGCTGGTGTTTTGTGGCATCCCTCTGTTCTTCCTGGAGCTCTCCTTTGGGCAGTTTACCTCCCTCGGGTGCCTGGGAGTCTGGAAGGTCAGCCCCATGTTTAAAG GTGTGGGCTATGGAATGATGGTGGTCTCTACCTACATTGGGATTTACTACAATGTGGtgatttgcattgcattttattaCTTCTTCATGTCCATGACAAACCTGCTGCCCTGGACGTACTGTAACAACCCCTGGAACACTCCTGACTGCGCTGGAGTGATGAGCACTCCACGAGCTAACACCACCTTCGCCAATGTGTCTGCTGTCGTGTCAGGGGTGACTGAGATAGTCAACCGCACCAAAAGGACCAGTCCTAGTGAAGAGTACTGGAG GAACTATGTGCTGAATATCTCTGATGGTATTGGGAACTTCGGGGAGGTGCGTCTACCTATCCTGGGATGTCTGGCTGTGTCATGGGTGGTTGTGTTCCTCTGCCTCATTCGAGGAGTCAAGTCATCGGGCAAG GTGGTGTATTTCACAGCAACCTTCCCTTATGTGGTGCTGACCATTCTCTTCATTAGAGGAATCACTCTGGAAGGAGCCGTCAGTGGTATCAAATACTATTTGACCCCTCAGTGGGAGAAAATTCTAGATGCCAAG gtATGGGGGGATGCTGCCTCTCAGATTTTTTATTCGCTGGGCTGCGCCTGGGGTGGGCTTATCACCATGGCATCATATAACAAGTTCCACAATAACTGTTTTAg agacAGTATTATCATCAGTGTAACAAACTGTGCTACCAGTGTGTACGCTGGCTTTGTTATTTTCTCCATCCTGGGATTCATGGCTCATCATCTGGGGGTGGATGTGTCAGAGGTGGCCGATCATGGGCCAGGCCTGGCATTTGTGGCCTACCCGGAGGCCCTAACATTGCTGCCCATATCACCAATCTGGTCCCTGCTGTTCTTCTTTATGCTCATTTTATTGGGCCTTGGTACACAG TTCTGTCTACTGGAGACTCTGGTGACGGCTGTAGTAGATGAGATTGGAACTGACTGGATTATCAAAAATAAGACCTATGTCACACTGGGAGTCGCTGTAATAGGATTCCTCCTGGGAGTGCCGCTGACCACACAG GCAGGAATATACTGGTTGCTGCTTATGGACAACTACGCTGCCAGTTTCTCTCTGGTCGTCATCTCTTGCATTATGTGCATCTGTATAATGTATGTCTATG GCCACAAGAACTATTTTAAAGATGTGGAGATGATGCTAGGCTTCCCTCCTCCAATCTTCTTCAGGATCTGCTGGAAATATGTGTCGCCTTTCATTATTACT TTTATTCTGATTTTCACCGTGATACAGTACAAGCCTATTACCTATAATGACTATGTATACCCCAGCTGGTCATTGGTCATTGGGTTTGCCATGGCTTTGTCTTCAGTCATCTGTATACCTATCTATGCTCTGTTCAAGATCGCTGTGTCTGAAGGATCCACATTTTTAGAG CGTTTGAAGAACTCCGTGAAACCTGACCCAGACTGGGGCCCGGCTCTCCAGGAGCACCGCAAGGGCCGATACGCAACTACAGGCCCAGAGTCAGTGGAGGTGTGCCCTCTCAAAGAAGACCTGAAGGACGAGGGTAAAGAGAAACTCAAGGAGAAAGAAGATGAGATCGGTTTGACCATCCCAGGAAGCAACGGCTCCACATTAAACCCCTCACCAAGCGCATAG
- the slc6a9 gene encoding sodium- and chloride-dependent glycine transporter 1 isoform X3 yields the protein MDSTKNGAVPGEPVKKDENSRRGNWGNQIEFVLTSVGYAVGLGNVWRFPYLCYRNGGGAFMFPYFIMLVFCGIPLFFLELSFGQFTSLGCLGVWKVSPMFKGVGYGMMVVSTYIGIYYNVVICIAFYYFFMSMTNLLPWTYCNNPWNTPDCAGVMSTPRANTTFANVSAVVSGVTEIVNRTKRTSPSEEYWRNYVLNISDGIGNFGEVRLPILGCLAVSWVVVFLCLIRGVKSSGKVVYFTATFPYVVLTILFIRGITLEGAVSGIKYYLTPQWEKILDAKVWGDAASQIFYSLGCAWGGLITMASYNKFHNNCFRDSIIISVTNCATSVYAGFVIFSILGFMAHHLGVDVSEVADHGPGLAFVAYPEALTLLPISPIWSLLFFFMLILLGLGTQFCLLETLVTAVVDEIGTDWIIKNKTYVTLGVAVIGFLLGVPLTTQAGIYWLLLMDNYAASFSLVVISCIMCICIMYVYGHKNYFKDVEMMLGFPPPIFFRICWKYVSPFIITFILIFTVIQYKPITYNDYVYPSWSLVIGFAMALSSVICIPIYALFKIAVSEGSTFLERLKNSVKPDPDWGPALQEHRKGRYATTGPESVEVCPLKEDLKDEGKEKLKEKEDEIGLTIPGSNGSTLNPSPSA from the exons GTGCCTTTATGTTTCCATACTTCATCATGCTGGTGTTTTGTGGCATCCCTCTGTTCTTCCTGGAGCTCTCCTTTGGGCAGTTTACCTCCCTCGGGTGCCTGGGAGTCTGGAAGGTCAGCCCCATGTTTAAAG GTGTGGGCTATGGAATGATGGTGGTCTCTACCTACATTGGGATTTACTACAATGTGGtgatttgcattgcattttattaCTTCTTCATGTCCATGACAAACCTGCTGCCCTGGACGTACTGTAACAACCCCTGGAACACTCCTGACTGCGCTGGAGTGATGAGCACTCCACGAGCTAACACCACCTTCGCCAATGTGTCTGCTGTCGTGTCAGGGGTGACTGAGATAGTCAACCGCACCAAAAGGACCAGTCCTAGTGAAGAGTACTGGAG GAACTATGTGCTGAATATCTCTGATGGTATTGGGAACTTCGGGGAGGTGCGTCTACCTATCCTGGGATGTCTGGCTGTGTCATGGGTGGTTGTGTTCCTCTGCCTCATTCGAGGAGTCAAGTCATCGGGCAAG GTGGTGTATTTCACAGCAACCTTCCCTTATGTGGTGCTGACCATTCTCTTCATTAGAGGAATCACTCTGGAAGGAGCCGTCAGTGGTATCAAATACTATTTGACCCCTCAGTGGGAGAAAATTCTAGATGCCAAG gtATGGGGGGATGCTGCCTCTCAGATTTTTTATTCGCTGGGCTGCGCCTGGGGTGGGCTTATCACCATGGCATCATATAACAAGTTCCACAATAACTGTTTTAg agacAGTATTATCATCAGTGTAACAAACTGTGCTACCAGTGTGTACGCTGGCTTTGTTATTTTCTCCATCCTGGGATTCATGGCTCATCATCTGGGGGTGGATGTGTCAGAGGTGGCCGATCATGGGCCAGGCCTGGCATTTGTGGCCTACCCGGAGGCCCTAACATTGCTGCCCATATCACCAATCTGGTCCCTGCTGTTCTTCTTTATGCTCATTTTATTGGGCCTTGGTACACAG TTCTGTCTACTGGAGACTCTGGTGACGGCTGTAGTAGATGAGATTGGAACTGACTGGATTATCAAAAATAAGACCTATGTCACACTGGGAGTCGCTGTAATAGGATTCCTCCTGGGAGTGCCGCTGACCACACAG GCAGGAATATACTGGTTGCTGCTTATGGACAACTACGCTGCCAGTTTCTCTCTGGTCGTCATCTCTTGCATTATGTGCATCTGTATAATGTATGTCTATG GCCACAAGAACTATTTTAAAGATGTGGAGATGATGCTAGGCTTCCCTCCTCCAATCTTCTTCAGGATCTGCTGGAAATATGTGTCGCCTTTCATTATTACT TTTATTCTGATTTTCACCGTGATACAGTACAAGCCTATTACCTATAATGACTATGTATACCCCAGCTGGTCATTGGTCATTGGGTTTGCCATGGCTTTGTCTTCAGTCATCTGTATACCTATCTATGCTCTGTTCAAGATCGCTGTGTCTGAAGGATCCACATTTTTAGAG CGTTTGAAGAACTCCGTGAAACCTGACCCAGACTGGGGCCCGGCTCTCCAGGAGCACCGCAAGGGCCGATACGCAACTACAGGCCCAGAGTCAGTGGAGGTGTGCCCTCTCAAAGAAGACCTGAAGGACGAGGGTAAAGAGAAACTCAAGGAGAAAGAAGATGAGATCGGTTTGACCATCCCAGGAAGCAACGGCTCCACATTAAACCCCTCACCAAGCGCATAG
- the slc6a9 gene encoding sodium- and chloride-dependent glycine transporter 1 isoform X4, producing the protein MFPYFIMLVFCGIPLFFLELSFGQFTSLGCLGVWKVSPMFKGVGYGMMVVSTYIGIYYNVVICIAFYYFFMSMTNLLPWTYCNNPWNTPDCAGVMSTPRANTTFANVSAVVSGVTEIVNRTKRTSPSEEYWRNYVLNISDGIGNFGEVRLPILGCLAVSWVVVFLCLIRGVKSSGKVVYFTATFPYVVLTILFIRGITLEGAVSGIKYYLTPQWEKILDAKVWGDAASQIFYSLGCAWGGLITMASYNKFHNNCFRDSIIISVTNCATSVYAGFVIFSILGFMAHHLGVDVSEVADHGPGLAFVAYPEALTLLPISPIWSLLFFFMLILLGLGTQFCLLETLVTAVVDEIGTDWIIKNKTYVTLGVAVIGFLLGVPLTTQAGIYWLLLMDNYAASFSLVVISCIMCICIMYVYGHKNYFKDVEMMLGFPPPIFFRICWKYVSPFIITFILIFTVIQYKPITYNDYVYPSWSLVIGFAMALSSVICIPIYALFKIAVSEGSTFLERLKNSVKPDPDWGPALQEHRKGRYATTGPESVEVCPLKEDLKDEGKEKLKEKEDEIGLTIPGSNGSTLNPSPSA; encoded by the exons ATGTTTCCATACTTCATCATGCTGGTGTTTTGTGGCATCCCTCTGTTCTTCCTGGAGCTCTCCTTTGGGCAGTTTACCTCCCTCGGGTGCCTGGGAGTCTGGAAGGTCAGCCCCATGTTTAAAG GTGTGGGCTATGGAATGATGGTGGTCTCTACCTACATTGGGATTTACTACAATGTGGtgatttgcattgcattttattaCTTCTTCATGTCCATGACAAACCTGCTGCCCTGGACGTACTGTAACAACCCCTGGAACACTCCTGACTGCGCTGGAGTGATGAGCACTCCACGAGCTAACACCACCTTCGCCAATGTGTCTGCTGTCGTGTCAGGGGTGACTGAGATAGTCAACCGCACCAAAAGGACCAGTCCTAGTGAAGAGTACTGGAG GAACTATGTGCTGAATATCTCTGATGGTATTGGGAACTTCGGGGAGGTGCGTCTACCTATCCTGGGATGTCTGGCTGTGTCATGGGTGGTTGTGTTCCTCTGCCTCATTCGAGGAGTCAAGTCATCGGGCAAG GTGGTGTATTTCACAGCAACCTTCCCTTATGTGGTGCTGACCATTCTCTTCATTAGAGGAATCACTCTGGAAGGAGCCGTCAGTGGTATCAAATACTATTTGACCCCTCAGTGGGAGAAAATTCTAGATGCCAAG gtATGGGGGGATGCTGCCTCTCAGATTTTTTATTCGCTGGGCTGCGCCTGGGGTGGGCTTATCACCATGGCATCATATAACAAGTTCCACAATAACTGTTTTAg agacAGTATTATCATCAGTGTAACAAACTGTGCTACCAGTGTGTACGCTGGCTTTGTTATTTTCTCCATCCTGGGATTCATGGCTCATCATCTGGGGGTGGATGTGTCAGAGGTGGCCGATCATGGGCCAGGCCTGGCATTTGTGGCCTACCCGGAGGCCCTAACATTGCTGCCCATATCACCAATCTGGTCCCTGCTGTTCTTCTTTATGCTCATTTTATTGGGCCTTGGTACACAG TTCTGTCTACTGGAGACTCTGGTGACGGCTGTAGTAGATGAGATTGGAACTGACTGGATTATCAAAAATAAGACCTATGTCACACTGGGAGTCGCTGTAATAGGATTCCTCCTGGGAGTGCCGCTGACCACACAG GCAGGAATATACTGGTTGCTGCTTATGGACAACTACGCTGCCAGTTTCTCTCTGGTCGTCATCTCTTGCATTATGTGCATCTGTATAATGTATGTCTATG GCCACAAGAACTATTTTAAAGATGTGGAGATGATGCTAGGCTTCCCTCCTCCAATCTTCTTCAGGATCTGCTGGAAATATGTGTCGCCTTTCATTATTACT TTTATTCTGATTTTCACCGTGATACAGTACAAGCCTATTACCTATAATGACTATGTATACCCCAGCTGGTCATTGGTCATTGGGTTTGCCATGGCTTTGTCTTCAGTCATCTGTATACCTATCTATGCTCTGTTCAAGATCGCTGTGTCTGAAGGATCCACATTTTTAGAG CGTTTGAAGAACTCCGTGAAACCTGACCCAGACTGGGGCCCGGCTCTCCAGGAGCACCGCAAGGGCCGATACGCAACTACAGGCCCAGAGTCAGTGGAGGTGTGCCCTCTCAAAGAAGACCTGAAGGACGAGGGTAAAGAGAAACTCAAGGAGAAAGAAGATGAGATCGGTTTGACCATCCCAGGAAGCAACGGCTCCACATTAAACCCCTCACCAAGCGCATAG